From the Pseudomonas sp. SORT22 genome, one window contains:
- a CDS encoding helix-turn-helix transcriptional regulator, with translation MIEIDPSEHIPRDVVVTAVDYADGHHFALHTHQRGQFAYAACGVITVFTRQGNWVVPPQRAIWVPAQVPHEMVMSGPVTMLNTYISNEAAARLALPGLCQVFDVSAFLRQLLIQAADVPALYAQEQRDGHLMALLLHEIANMAPLSLNAPLPDDPRLAQACQRLLQQPSLEVSIDDMARQVGRSRRTFTRLFRQQTGISYVEWRQQACLLAAVVRLGNGEPITRVAVDLGYSSPSAFTSVFRKVLGAAPSRYFSKDAL, from the coding sequence ATGATTGAAATTGACCCGTCTGAACACATTCCCCGCGATGTAGTGGTGACCGCCGTTGATTATGCCGATGGCCATCACTTCGCGCTGCATACCCACCAGCGCGGGCAGTTCGCCTATGCGGCCTGTGGGGTGATCACCGTGTTCACCCGCCAGGGCAACTGGGTGGTGCCGCCGCAACGGGCCATCTGGGTGCCGGCGCAAGTGCCCCATGAGATGGTCATGAGCGGGCCGGTGACCATGCTCAACACTTACATCAGCAACGAGGCGGCGGCACGTTTGGCGCTGCCGGGGTTGTGTCAGGTATTCGATGTGTCGGCGTTTTTGCGCCAGTTGCTGATTCAGGCAGCAGACGTGCCGGCGCTGTATGCGCAAGAACAGCGCGACGGTCATTTGATGGCCTTGCTGCTGCACGAAATCGCCAACATGGCGCCGCTGTCGCTGAATGCGCCGCTGCCGGATGATCCGCGCCTGGCCCAGGCGTGCCAGCGGCTGTTGCAGCAACCCTCGCTTGAGGTGAGCATCGATGACATGGCCCGGCAGGTGGGCCGGAGCCGGCGTACGTTTACCCGGCTGTTTCGTCAGCAAACCGGTATCAGCTATGTTGAATGGCGCCAGCAGGCATGCCTGTTGGCAGCGGTGGTGCGCCTGGGCAATGGCGAGCCGATTACCCGGGTGGCGGTGGACCTGGGCTATAGCAGCCCGAGTGCGTTTACCAGTGTGTTTCGCAAGGTGCTGGGGGCGGCGCCGAGTCGGTATTTCAGCAAGGATGCGCTATGA
- a CDS encoding TatD family hydrolase, translated as MRLIDTHTHLDFPDFDPDRPALMANARASGVERMVVLGVYQSNWQRIWDLVRSDAQLYAAFGLHPVYLDQHRPEHLVELGDWLTRLQGERQLCAVGEFGLDYYLPELDRKRQQALFEAQLQLAADCNLPALLHVRRSHAVVIATLKRYKLKRGGIIHAFAGSVEEAREYHKLGFKLGLGGAATWPQALRLHKVLPQLPLDSVVLETDAPDMAPVMFPGVRNSPEHLPQIAQALAAIMGIEVERLAEVSTGNACELFGWA; from the coding sequence ATGCGCCTGATCGACACCCACACCCACCTGGACTTTCCAGACTTCGACCCCGACCGCCCGGCCTTAATGGCCAACGCCCGGGCCAGTGGGGTCGAGCGCATGGTGGTGCTGGGGGTGTATCAAAGCAACTGGCAGCGGATCTGGGACCTGGTGCGCAGCGACGCGCAGCTTTATGCCGCGTTCGGCCTGCACCCGGTCTACCTCGACCAGCACCGCCCCGAGCACCTTGTCGAATTGGGCGACTGGCTGACCCGCCTGCAGGGCGAGCGCCAGCTGTGTGCCGTCGGTGAATTCGGCCTGGATTACTACCTGCCCGAACTCGACCGCAAACGCCAGCAAGCGCTGTTCGAAGCCCAGCTGCAACTGGCCGCAGACTGCAACCTGCCCGCCCTGCTGCACGTGCGCCGCAGCCACGCCGTGGTGATCGCCACGCTCAAACGCTACAAACTCAAGCGCGGCGGCATCATCCACGCCTTTGCCGGCAGCGTCGAAGAAGCCCGCGAGTACCACAAGCTCGGCTTCAAACTCGGCCTCGGCGGCGCCGCGACCTGGCCGCAGGCGCTGCGCTTGCACAAGGTGCTGCCACAGTTACCGCTCGACAGCGTGGTGCTGGAAACCGACGCGCCAGACATGGCCCCGGTGATGTTCCCCGGCGTGCGCAACAGCCCGGAGCACCTGCCGCAGATTGCCCAGGCGCTGGCCGCGATCATGGGGATTGAGGTTGAGCGGTTGGCTGAGGTGAGTACGGGTAATGCTTGTGAGTTGTTTGGCTGGGCGTAA
- a CDS encoding Hcp family type VI secretion system effector produces MANHGYMTITGRQQGLISAGCSTADSMGNKYQSGHCDEIMVLAYSHNLSNLGNTQNATHRPIVISKNIDKASPLLAQALANREELKCLINFFRISSSGHHEKYYTIELRGGMVVDLRIDVPHAVLQHDMDAQEHLAIRYRDIFWTHHLAGTSGHAFWGDKQWSE; encoded by the coding sequence ATGGCCAATCATGGATACATGACCATCACCGGCAGGCAGCAAGGGTTGATCTCGGCTGGCTGCTCCACCGCAGACTCAATGGGCAATAAGTATCAGTCCGGGCATTGCGACGAGATCATGGTGCTGGCGTACAGTCATAACCTTTCCAACCTCGGCAACACCCAGAACGCCACCCACCGCCCGATTGTCATCAGCAAAAACATAGACAAGGCATCACCGTTACTGGCTCAGGCGTTGGCCAATCGAGAGGAGCTGAAGTGCCTGATCAACTTCTTTCGAATCTCTTCCAGCGGCCACCATGAGAAGTACTACACCATAGAACTCAGGGGCGGGATGGTCGTCGATTTGAGGATCGATGTACCCCACGCGGTTCTCCAGCACGACATGGATGCCCAGGAACACCTTGCCATCCGCTATCGCGACATTTTCTGGACTCATCACCTGGCAGGCACCAGCGGTCATGCCTTTTGGGGGGACAAGCAATGGAGCGAATGA
- a CDS encoding EamA family transporter, whose protein sequence is MQPKHLLLAVLVTAVWGLNFPISKLALAEIDPLLLTALRFGLAALPWVLFIKRPSVALGWLAAYGLIFGVAMWALINLGISLGVPPGTAALLIQFSAFFTLGWGVLLFREGMSLGQCVGVVLAALGLICIIASSPGQATTAGYSVLLVSAFSWSVGNVIIKRSKVREMFAFVVWASLFPPIPLLLLTWLNHGSAPFTALASHLEGIALLSLVFQVYAATHFCYWGWNLLLREYPVSTVAPLSLLIPIFGIAGSIVMLGHLIDRNEGIAIALILAALAAGLIKTRPLLRRTV, encoded by the coding sequence ATGCAACCAAAACACTTGCTGCTCGCCGTGCTGGTGACCGCCGTCTGGGGCCTGAACTTCCCCATCAGCAAACTGGCCCTGGCCGAGATCGACCCGCTGTTGCTTACCGCCCTGCGCTTCGGCCTCGCCGCCCTGCCCTGGGTGTTGTTCATCAAACGCCCGTCCGTGGCCCTGGGCTGGCTGGCCGCCTATGGCTTGATCTTCGGCGTGGCAATGTGGGCGCTGATCAACTTAGGCATCAGCCTGGGCGTGCCACCCGGCACCGCTGCCCTGCTGATCCAATTCAGTGCCTTCTTCACCTTGGGTTGGGGCGTGCTGCTGTTTCGCGAAGGCATGAGCCTTGGCCAGTGCGTTGGCGTGGTACTCGCCGCCCTGGGTTTGATCTGCATTATCGCCAGCAGCCCCGGCCAGGCGACGACCGCGGGCTACAGCGTGTTGCTGGTCAGCGCCTTCAGCTGGAGCGTTGGCAACGTCATCATCAAACGCTCGAAAGTGCGTGAGATGTTTGCCTTTGTGGTGTGGGCCAGCCTCTTCCCGCCGATCCCCTTGCTGCTGCTCACCTGGCTCAACCATGGCAGCGCGCCGTTCACCGCCCTGGCCAGCCACCTTGAGGGCATCGCCCTGCTATCGCTGGTGTTCCAGGTCTACGCGGCGACGCACTTCTGCTACTGGGGTTGGAACCTGTTGCTGCGCGAGTACCCGGTTTCAACCGTTGCGCCGCTGTCGTTGCTGATCCCTATATTCGGCATCGCCGGCTCCATCGTCATGCTCGGCCACCTCATCGATCGCAACGAAGGCATCGCCATTGCCCTGATTCTGGCGGCCCTTGCAGCGGGCCTGATCAAGACCCGCCCGCTGCTGCGCCGAACGGTCTAG
- a CDS encoding DUF3077 domain-containing protein translates to MSEDRASVLKTIGVGTFGEGPGGKTTERLFRVEPGHSVEFVLEQAALLMGCVSKLTHHVMIEEDEAMTCAAHFLSGMAKALIEDLATANESPGLAETSLP, encoded by the coding sequence ATGAGCGAAGATCGTGCTTCAGTTCTGAAAACGATAGGCGTCGGCACCTTCGGCGAAGGCCCGGGCGGGAAGACCACCGAACGACTGTTTCGGGTTGAGCCAGGGCACAGTGTGGAATTTGTGCTGGAACAGGCAGCTTTGTTGATGGGCTGCGTGAGCAAGCTGACTCATCACGTGATGATTGAAGAAGATGAAGCGATGACTTGTGCGGCTCATTTTCTCAGTGGGATGGCGAAGGCATTGATCGAGGATTTGGCGACGGCAAATGAATCGCCTGGTCTCGCAGAAACCTCTTTGCCTTAA
- a CDS encoding YcgJ family protein, which produces MSMNKSPLLFSLALLLAVGVMPAQAKQRTALKTPASGVLCDRYVCANDKGISRELTEKYLGKKAATTDVFTSSDVDLTEFTFVNGIFCDVKERLCREDRYYGANGERSGAVSKKYTKALFGE; this is translated from the coding sequence ATGAGTATGAATAAATCACCTCTACTGTTCTCTTTGGCGCTGCTGCTGGCCGTGGGCGTGATGCCCGCACAGGCCAAACAGCGAACCGCACTGAAAACGCCTGCATCGGGCGTACTCTGCGACCGTTACGTGTGCGCCAATGACAAAGGCATCTCCCGCGAGCTAACGGAAAAGTACCTAGGCAAGAAGGCAGCGACGACCGACGTATTCACATCGAGTGACGTTGACCTGACCGAATTCACCTTCGTTAACGGGATATTCTGCGACGTGAAAGAGCGGCTATGTCGCGAGGATCGGTACTACGGCGCGAACGGGGAGCGATCCGGGGCCGTCTCCAAAAAATACACCAAGGCGCTGTTTGGCGAATGA
- a CDS encoding DUF4225 domain-containing protein has product MKKKPELRSHDLWEVSSAAARLTSYACSISARHLQDDGVRMQFNRELAYYAKRVVDDVEQRRLSPEEGLREIQEEQRSLLSQSGEIFNKGLGLAAGTAQVAAGGGICYASVGTLCVLFGVPLMAHGANNIYENSQNLLLSRNDTQGPVRKGYQHAAKMLGHQSREGNIAYGSVDLGLSVYGLSRYVLKKDSWRLFRYLKSDYERGFKNLGSVSLGTEIISDVITGTRIYEEIKK; this is encoded by the coding sequence ATGAAGAAAAAACCTGAACTGCGCTCACATGATCTATGGGAAGTCAGTAGCGCCGCCGCACGCCTGACCAGCTACGCCTGCTCGATCAGTGCCCGACATCTTCAGGATGATGGTGTACGCATGCAATTCAACCGCGAGCTGGCGTACTACGCCAAGCGCGTGGTCGATGATGTCGAGCAGCGACGCTTGAGCCCTGAGGAAGGGCTTAGAGAAATTCAGGAGGAGCAGCGGAGTTTGCTTAGCCAGTCGGGCGAAATTTTCAACAAAGGGTTGGGCCTGGCAGCGGGTACGGCTCAAGTAGCCGCAGGGGGAGGCATTTGCTACGCCTCGGTGGGAACCCTGTGCGTACTATTTGGCGTACCGCTTATGGCCCATGGAGCGAACAACATTTATGAAAACAGTCAAAACTTATTATTGAGCAGAAACGATACGCAGGGGCCGGTCAGAAAAGGGTACCAGCATGCAGCAAAAATGCTGGGCCATCAGAGCCGGGAGGGCAATATAGCTTATGGTAGTGTTGATTTAGGTCTTTCCGTATATGGCCTTAGCCGGTACGTTCTAAAGAAAGACAGCTGGCGATTGTTTCGATACTTGAAATCAGACTATGAGCGCGGATTCAAAAATTTGGGAAGCGTATCACTAGGCACTGAGATTATAAGCGATGTAATTACAGGCACGCGAATCTATGAGGAAATTAAAAAATGA
- a CDS encoding nucleotidyltransferase family protein, with protein sequence MARMHSRNGDAPYGSSAEAMSFWCETATAIAVRRTVDDRCEVSTPLGLDDLFALLLRPSRRFVVDKRQVYEERIAGKAWLSKWPR encoded by the coding sequence ATGGCGCGCATGCACAGCCGCAACGGCGATGCGCCCTATGGTTCATCCGCCGAAGCGATGTCCTTCTGGTGTGAAACGGCTACCGCCATTGCGGTACGGCGTACTGTTGATGACAGGTGTGAAGTGTCGACGCCTTTGGGGCTTGATGACTTATTCGCGCTGCTGCTCAGGCCGAGTCGGCGCTTTGTGGTGGATAAGCGGCAGGTTTATGAGGAGCGGATTGCGGGCAAGGCGTGGTTGAGTAAGTGGCCACGGTAG